Proteins from a genomic interval of Microthrixaceae bacterium:
- a CDS encoding AMP-binding protein yields MFGEIIAEAAVRFGDREALIEDTGRTLTYAQLHHRSDAIAHSLRRAGVGEGSVVAITHGSGIDYLLAFAAAAKLGATTAGINPSLAEPERERLLRQLQPDLVVAAPIDLDGSVTPRLEPVDDDSERVVAIVFTSGTTGLPKGAVFRNRQLESIMACDLGNDWRERWDGGGHMLVSTQMAHVGFMTKIPWYLRTGATMHVLAKWRPEPVLRLIDKYRIRSLGVVAPQLALLLRHQALDDIDVSCVDTIIAGGAASPSALVREATERFGAKYSIRYSSTESGGIGLATAFDASAEEMFGTVGRARPGVQVRVIGDDHLPVPTGTVGQLCIKTPTGFDRYWRNPEATASTLIDGWIHTGDLASVDDSGLVRLSGRLKEMYIRGGYNVAPAEVEAVLCDHPLVAEIAIAPRTDPVMGEIGVAIVRPSDPAHPPTLETLREFGASELAAWKLPEALVITDSLPLTAMQKLDRTELARLAATR; encoded by the coding sequence GTGTTCGGTGAGATCATCGCTGAGGCTGCAGTGCGATTCGGCGACCGTGAGGCCCTCATCGAGGACACGGGCCGAACGCTGACGTACGCACAGTTGCATCACCGATCCGATGCGATCGCACACTCGCTGCGCCGGGCCGGCGTGGGCGAGGGGTCGGTGGTCGCCATCACCCACGGGTCGGGGATCGACTACCTGCTCGCGTTCGCGGCCGCGGCGAAGCTCGGCGCCACTACCGCGGGGATCAATCCGTCGCTCGCCGAACCGGAGCGCGAACGGTTGCTGAGGCAGCTCCAGCCGGACCTGGTGGTCGCCGCGCCGATCGACCTGGACGGTTCCGTCACTCCCCGGCTGGAGCCGGTCGACGACGACTCCGAGCGTGTGGTGGCCATCGTCTTCACCTCAGGAACCACCGGCTTGCCCAAGGGGGCAGTGTTTCGCAACCGCCAGCTCGAGTCGATCATGGCGTGCGACCTGGGTAACGACTGGCGTGAACGCTGGGACGGCGGCGGACACATGTTGGTATCGACCCAGATGGCTCATGTCGGATTCATGACCAAGATTCCGTGGTATCTGCGCACCGGCGCGACCATGCACGTGCTCGCGAAGTGGCGTCCCGAACCGGTGCTTCGCCTGATCGACAAGTACCGGATTCGGAGCCTCGGCGTGGTGGCACCTCAGTTGGCGTTGCTGTTGCGCCACCAGGCGCTCGACGACATCGACGTCTCCTGTGTCGACACGATCATCGCCGGCGGGGCCGCCTCCCCCTCGGCCCTTGTACGCGAGGCCACCGAACGCTTCGGCGCCAAGTACTCGATCCGCTACTCCTCGACCGAATCGGGAGGGATCGGTCTCGCCACGGCATTCGACGCGTCCGCGGAGGAGATGTTCGGCACCGTCGGTCGCGCCCGGCCCGGAGTCCAGGTCCGGGTGATCGGCGACGACCACCTCCCCGTGCCCACCGGGACCGTCGGTCAACTCTGCATCAAGACCCCGACCGGGTTCGACCGATACTGGCGCAACCCCGAGGCGACGGCATCCACACTGATCGATGGCTGGATTCACACCGGCGACCTCGCCTCGGTCGATGACTCAGGGCTCGTTCGCCTGTCGGGACGCCTGAAGGAGATGTACATCCGCGGCGGCTACAACGTGGCCCCCGCGGAGGTGGAGGCCGTCTTGTGCGACCACCCGCTCGTCGCGGAGATCGCGATCGCACCCCGAACCGACCCCGTGATGGGCGAGATCGGCGTCGCCATCGTGCGGCCGAGCGATCCGGCCCACCCACCGACGCTGGAGACGCTGCGCGAGTTCGGTGCATCCGAACTCGCTGCGTGGAAGCTGCCCGAGGCACTGGTGATCACCGATTCGCTCCCGCTCACAGCCATGCAGAAACTCGATCGCACCGAACTGGCGCGCCTCGCCGCCACCCGATAG
- a CDS encoding DUF4262 domain-containing protein, protein MTDDVFPDRNMEHLDKISWVIETNGWCAEPVAASADPPAPGYTYTIGFEPSYGASEVVIFGLQPVAARGLLELIHAQISNGLTIPDGIFVGLLDNDLRAAMLPLDLDEVADLFPDATALLGADGYRMSQFVWPDRNGLLPWEDGYDERLRLAQPVLAA, encoded by the coding sequence ATGACCGATGACGTCTTTCCCGACCGCAACATGGAGCACCTCGACAAGATCTCCTGGGTGATCGAGACCAACGGGTGGTGTGCTGAACCCGTCGCTGCGAGCGCGGACCCGCCCGCACCCGGCTACACCTACACGATCGGATTCGAACCCTCCTACGGTGCCTCGGAGGTCGTGATCTTCGGGCTCCAGCCGGTGGCGGCGCGTGGCCTGCTCGAGCTGATCCATGCCCAGATCAGCAACGGGCTCACGATTCCGGATGGCATCTTCGTCGGCCTGCTCGACAACGACCTTCGCGCGGCGATGTTGCCACTCGACCTCGATGAGGTCGCCGACCTGTTTCCCGATGCCACCGCCTTGCTCGGAGCCGACGGCTATCGCATGTCGCAGTTCGTGTGGCCGGATCGCAACGGGTTGCTGCCGTGGGAAGACGGCTATGACGAGCGCCTTCGCCTCGCCCAACCGGTACTCGCCGCCTGA
- the moaC gene encoding cyclic pyranopterin monophosphate synthase MoaC: MPERGLTHLDPLGRARMVDVAPKDPTHRRAIARGRVNMSVETTSLVARGAISKGDVLSVARVAGIQAAKRASDLIPLCHPLLVGAVLVNFRIEDTFIEVEVSVDTVDRTGVEMEALSACSIACLTIYDMCKSVDRSMVIGDIALWEKTGGRSGSYRREGSPFDDDDRPHGI; this comes from the coding sequence ATGCCAGAACGGGGACTGACCCATCTCGACCCACTTGGCCGTGCGCGCATGGTCGATGTGGCCCCCAAAGATCCGACTCACCGGCGAGCGATTGCCCGCGGTCGGGTGAACATGTCGGTGGAGACCACCTCGCTTGTCGCTCGCGGCGCGATCTCGAAGGGAGACGTTCTGTCGGTGGCGCGGGTTGCGGGAATTCAGGCCGCGAAACGGGCTTCGGACCTCATCCCGTTGTGTCACCCGCTGCTGGTGGGTGCCGTGCTGGTGAACTTCCGGATCGAGGACACGTTCATCGAGGTGGAGGTCTCGGTCGACACCGTCGACCGAACCGGGGTCGAGATGGAGGCCCTGAGCGCATGTTCGATTGCCTGCCTGACGATCTACGACATGTGCAAGTCCGTCGACCGATCGATGGTGATCGGCGACATCGCGTTGTGGGAGAAGACCGGCGGGCGCTCGGGGAGTTACCGCCGTGAGGGGTCACCTTTCGACGATGACGACCGCCCACATGGCATCTGA
- the map gene encoding type I methionyl aminopeptidase: MARRKNRTLTLPPPPSPPVTPGLQSPRRSVPASIPRPEYALTGEPNSREGRAVRTPEEIEAMRVAGRVAAEVLIEVGHAVKPGVTTDELDRIGHEASIARGAYPSPLNYRGFPKSLCSSVNEIICHGIPDSRKLVDGDIVNIDVTCFIEGVHGDTNCTFTVGDVDDASLELIRATRKAMHAGIDVVKPGARINEIGRAIEASVRGGPYGVVREFIGHGIGDQFHTSLQIPHYYSSHYRTALEEGMTFTIEPMITLGNPALYVWDDDWTAATISGQRCAQFEHTMVVTANGVELLTVPADQPPAEEQFAV; encoded by the coding sequence ATGGCACGCCGCAAGAACCGCACCCTCACCCTGCCGCCTCCACCGTCACCCCCGGTGACCCCTGGATTGCAGAGCCCACGTCGCAGCGTGCCCGCGTCGATCCCACGGCCCGAGTACGCGCTCACCGGCGAGCCGAACTCGCGCGAAGGCCGGGCAGTGCGAACCCCCGAGGAGATCGAGGCGATGCGGGTCGCTGGCCGTGTCGCCGCCGAAGTGCTCATCGAAGTCGGCCACGCCGTGAAGCCGGGGGTGACCACCGACGAGCTCGACCGGATCGGCCACGAAGCGTCGATCGCCCGCGGCGCCTACCCGAGCCCGCTCAACTACCGCGGGTTCCCCAAGTCGTTGTGCTCTTCGGTGAACGAGATCATCTGCCACGGCATCCCCGATAGTCGCAAGCTTGTCGACGGCGACATCGTGAACATCGACGTGACGTGTTTCATCGAAGGGGTCCACGGCGACACGAACTGCACGTTCACCGTCGGCGACGTCGACGACGCATCCCTCGAACTCATCCGGGCGACGCGCAAGGCGATGCACGCCGGCATCGACGTCGTGAAGCCCGGAGCACGGATCAACGAAATCGGCCGAGCGATCGAAGCCTCGGTTCGCGGTGGCCCCTACGGCGTCGTGAGGGAGTTCATCGGCCACGGCATCGGAGATCAGTTCCACACCTCACTGCAGATTCCCCACTACTACTCCTCGCATTACCGCACCGCGCTCGAGGAGGGAATGACCTTCACGATCGAGCCGATGATCACCCTCGGCAACCCCGCGCTCTACGTGTGGGACGACGACTGGACCGCTGCCACGATCTCCGGTCAGCGCTGTGCCCAGTTCGAACACACCATGGTCGTGACCGCGAATGGGGTCGAACTGCTCACCGTGCCCGCCGATCAACCGCCCGCCGAGGAACAGTTCGCCGTCTGA
- a CDS encoding CoA transferase codes for MAKPAPLDGVRIIECSILGPGALTTHLVDLGADVIKVESPSGDYIRRMTWPIIEGVSLMHLHISRGKRSIVLDLRTEEGVELFKELVKDADAVIEGMRPGGLARRGLGYEDLREINPKIVFCTISGYGMTGPYAKMPSHGIAYDTWAGLVNVESDDEGFCYIPEHASVGIHAGPLFGAFGVVSAILGARATGEGCALEIAQSDASAAMDWLRSETWKAYERPEDEVTGNPSDNYERRAPGTAGMRDGVRYQFYPTSDGRHVLFMASEQEFWKNFCEGVGRPELFERWPGSQYGDHAKGNRELQAILNEVFLTKTAAEWILFGDEHNTPIAPVNTPKTIAEDPQFLDRFEWMPADEVGADMIGTPLKFMDVDMPKMTKAPTVGQHTDAVLNDVLGYDAAKIAELRANGTVG; via the coding sequence GTGGCAAAGCCTGCACCGCTCGACGGAGTGCGCATCATCGAATGTTCGATTCTGGGCCCGGGCGCCCTCACGACCCATCTGGTCGATCTCGGCGCCGATGTGATCAAGGTGGAGTCTCCATCCGGCGACTACATCCGTCGCATGACCTGGCCGATCATCGAGGGCGTGTCGCTGATGCACCTGCACATCAGTCGTGGCAAGCGATCGATCGTGCTCGACCTGCGCACCGAGGAGGGTGTCGAGCTGTTCAAGGAGCTCGTGAAGGACGCGGATGCGGTCATCGAGGGCATGCGCCCCGGCGGCCTGGCCCGACGCGGTCTCGGATATGAGGACCTGCGCGAGATCAACCCCAAGATCGTGTTCTGCACGATCTCGGGGTATGGAATGACCGGACCGTACGCAAAGATGCCGAGCCACGGCATCGCCTATGACACCTGGGCGGGCCTGGTGAACGTGGAAAGCGACGACGAGGGCTTCTGCTACATCCCCGAGCACGCATCGGTCGGCATCCACGCAGGCCCGCTGTTCGGGGCGTTCGGCGTCGTGTCGGCGATCCTCGGGGCGCGTGCCACCGGCGAGGGGTGTGCGTTGGAGATCGCACAGTCGGATGCGTCCGCGGCGATGGACTGGTTGCGCAGCGAGACCTGGAAGGCCTACGAACGGCCCGAGGACGAGGTCACCGGAAACCCGAGCGACAACTACGAGCGCCGGGCACCGGGAACCGCCGGAATGCGCGACGGAGTGCGTTATCAGTTCTACCCGACCTCCGATGGCCGCCATGTGTTGTTCATGGCCTCCGAGCAGGAGTTCTGGAAGAACTTCTGTGAGGGCGTGGGTCGCCCCGAGTTGTTCGAGCGTTGGCCGGGCAGTCAATACGGCGATCATGCCAAGGGCAACCGTGAACTGCAGGCAATCCTCAACGAGGTGTTCCTGACCAAGACCGCAGCCGAATGGATCCTGTTCGGCGATGAACACAACACCCCGATCGCCCCGGTCAACACTCCCAAGACGATCGCCGAGGACCCGCAGTTCCTCGATCGCTTCGAGTGGATGCCGGCCGACGAGGTGGGAGCGGACATGATCGGAACCCCCCTCAAGTTCATGGACGTCGACATGCCGAAGATGACCAAGGCCCCGACGGTGGGCCAGCACACCGATGCCGTGCTCAATGACGTGTTGGGATACGACGCCGCGAAGATCGCTGAGCTTCGCGCCAACGGCACGGTCGGCTGA
- a CDS encoding phosphatidylinositol-specific phospholipase C1-like protein, whose protein sequence is MQRPARLTRLRGIAAALAAALVVAGCSDGSGTNAERASSTAAASTTTAPDPVDALRLNELQYIGTHNSYHISPNTSAAAATPDEQAGEQASAVAGVPMLDYTHDPLPQQLATGTRAFELDVFADPDGNLFDHPMAPTLLGEGDPGLPASMSQPGFKVLHLPDIDFRSTCWTFVECLTEVHEFSDANPDHVPIFIQIELKDDTLPAPLDFTATLPIGATELDALDAEIRSVFDEEHLITPDTIRGDHPTLAEAIATDGWPTVGESRGKVVFFLDNGGSVHDTYLAGSPNLQGRAAFTSAADPGDPDRAIVKLNDPFETSEIADAIAEGLIVRTRADADLEQAPSNDVTMREAALTSGAQIVSTDFPATKVAASGYVVGFGTGLQVRCNAVVVTACPTTPVTG, encoded by the coding sequence ATGCAACGACCCGCACGGCTCACCCGTCTCCGCGGCATCGCCGCTGCGCTCGCCGCCGCGCTCGTCGTCGCCGGATGCAGCGACGGTTCGGGCACGAATGCCGAGCGGGCCTCCTCGACCGCCGCGGCTTCGACGACCACCGCGCCCGACCCGGTCGACGCCCTGCGCCTCAACGAACTGCAGTACATCGGAACCCACAACAGCTACCACATCTCCCCGAACACCTCCGCAGCCGCAGCAACCCCTGACGAACAGGCGGGAGAGCAGGCCTCTGCGGTGGCCGGGGTCCCGATGCTCGACTACACCCACGACCCGCTCCCCCAGCAACTCGCGACCGGAACCCGGGCCTTCGAACTCGACGTCTTCGCCGACCCCGACGGCAACCTGTTCGATCACCCGATGGCTCCGACGCTGCTCGGAGAAGGCGACCCGGGCCTCCCAGCTTCGATGAGCCAGCCCGGGTTCAAGGTGTTGCACCTACCCGACATCGACTTCCGTTCGACGTGTTGGACCTTCGTCGAGTGCCTCACCGAGGTTCACGAGTTCTCCGATGCCAACCCCGACCACGTGCCGATCTTCATCCAGATCGAGCTCAAAGACGACACGTTGCCGGCGCCGCTCGACTTCACCGCCACCCTGCCCATCGGCGCCACCGAACTCGACGCGCTCGACGCTGAAATCCGCTCCGTCTTCGACGAGGAACACCTCATCACCCCCGACACGATTCGCGGCGATCACCCCACGCTCGCGGAGGCGATCGCCACCGACGGATGGCCCACGGTCGGCGAAAGTCGCGGCAAGGTCGTGTTCTTCCTCGACAACGGAGGTTCGGTTCACGACACCTACCTCGCCGGATCGCCGAACCTGCAAGGACGTGCCGCCTTCACGAGCGCAGCGGATCCCGGCGACCCGGACCGGGCCATCGTGAAGCTCAACGACCCCTTCGAGACCTCGGAGATCGCTGATGCGATCGCCGAGGGACTCATCGTGCGCACCCGAGCCGACGCCGATCTCGAACAGGCTCCCTCCAATGACGTCACGATGCGCGAAGCCGCGTTGACCTCCGGCGCCCAGATCGTCTCCACCGATTTCCCTGCCACCAAGGTCGCGGCCTCGGGGTATGTGGTCGGCTTTGGAACCGGCCTTCAGGTCCGTTGCAACGCGGTCGTGGTCACGGCCTGCCCGACCACTCCGGTCACCGGCTGA
- a CDS encoding phytanoyl-CoA dioxygenase family protein, with the protein MSGTIQTGPLSARFNHDGYERLDDVFDLESIAELRADFPGQLMRTSKLVRFSRHLMLASLARQALGPESRVINATYFEVAQGNGVGPRYRDDQYFELDAGQLLTCIVALDDVTDSSGAFVVAPGGGDATARTVAMRAGSVLMCADSLTRYTNPNRNDEAAVYAVFQYCSAVDLPTPLPGFAHGFATLLPSTDRVSVVANGRFVAFP; encoded by the coding sequence ATGAGCGGGACCATCCAGACCGGGCCACTCTCCGCCCGGTTCAACCACGACGGCTACGAGCGATTGGACGATGTGTTCGACCTCGAGTCCATCGCAGAGTTACGAGCGGATTTTCCGGGCCAACTCATGCGCACTTCCAAACTGGTGCGCTTCAGCCGCCACCTGATGTTGGCCAGCCTGGCACGACAGGCCCTCGGACCCGAGTCGCGGGTCATCAATGCCACCTACTTCGAAGTCGCGCAGGGCAACGGTGTGGGACCGCGTTACCGCGACGACCAGTACTTCGAACTCGATGCAGGCCAACTGCTGACCTGCATCGTCGCGCTCGACGACGTGACCGACTCCTCGGGGGCATTCGTCGTTGCCCCCGGCGGGGGTGACGCGACCGCGCGCACCGTAGCCATGCGGGCCGGTTCCGTTCTGATGTGCGCCGACTCGCTCACCCGTTACACCAACCCGAATCGAAACGACGAGGCCGCGGTGTACGCGGTCTTTCAGTACTGCAGCGCCGTCGACCTTCCCACGCCACTCCCCGGGTTCGCACACGGCTTCGCCACCTTGCTGCCGTCGACCGATCGGGTCAGCGTCGTCGCCAACGGCCGCTTCGTCGCGTTCCCCTGA
- a CDS encoding FmdB family transcriptional regulator, whose product MPTYDYRCRACGQEFEIHQSFKDDPLTQCPECEGELRKVFSNVSISFKGSGFYKNDSRSGSSSSGSGSSSSSTSDSSSSSDSSASSTTASAASSSSGSTASSSD is encoded by the coding sequence ATGCCCACCTACGACTACCGCTGCCGAGCCTGCGGCCAAGAGTTCGAAATCCACCAGTCGTTCAAAGACGACCCGCTCACGCAATGTCCTGAGTGCGAGGGTGAACTCCGCAAGGTCTTTTCCAACGTGTCGATTTCGTTCAAGGGCTCGGGGTTCTACAAGAACGACAGCCGCTCCGGCTCGTCAAGCTCAGGCTCCGGCTCGTCGTCCTCCTCGACCAGCGACTCGTCCTCCTCGAGCGATTCCTCCGCCTCTTCGACAACCGCTTCCGCTGCGTCGTCGAGCAGCGGAAGTACCGCGTCGTCCTCCGACTGA
- the galU gene encoding UTP--glucose-1-phosphate uridylyltransferase GalU, producing MNTDKAVRKAVIPAAGLGTRFLPATKAQPKEMLPVVDRPSIQYVVEEAVNAGIDDILIITGRNKRSLEDHFDRNFELEYHLREKGKENELSEVIELADLADIHFVRQGEPLGLGHAVSVARKHVGDNPFVVLLGDDIMHRRSTLLEDMISTYEATGASTVALMEVEPAAISAYGCAAPSDRNGTLCDIVDVVEKPKAEDAPSNLAIVGRYLFTPGIFEALEHVTPGVGGEIQLTDAIGLLLKEESVKGQIFDSGRFDIGNKIDFLRATVELALERDDLSGEFREVLGEIVSRYGIG from the coding sequence ATGAACACCGACAAAGCAGTTCGCAAGGCGGTCATTCCTGCAGCGGGGCTCGGCACCCGGTTCCTGCCGGCCACGAAGGCCCAGCCCAAAGAGATGTTGCCGGTCGTGGACCGACCGTCGATCCAGTACGTGGTGGAAGAAGCGGTCAACGCCGGTATCGACGACATCTTGATCATCACCGGCCGCAACAAGCGCTCGCTCGAGGATCACTTCGACCGCAACTTCGAGTTGGAATACCACCTCCGCGAGAAGGGCAAGGAGAACGAGCTCTCCGAGGTGATCGAGTTGGCGGACCTCGCCGACATCCACTTCGTGCGCCAGGGCGAGCCGCTCGGCCTGGGCCACGCGGTGTCGGTCGCTCGCAAACACGTCGGGGACAACCCGTTCGTGGTGTTGCTCGGCGATGACATCATGCACCGCCGTTCGACGCTGCTCGAAGACATGATCTCCACCTACGAGGCCACAGGGGCGTCGACGGTGGCGCTCATGGAGGTCGAGCCCGCTGCGATTTCCGCATATGGATGTGCGGCCCCTTCGGATCGAAACGGCACGCTGTGCGACATCGTCGACGTGGTCGAAAAGCCCAAAGCCGAAGATGCGCCCTCGAATCTGGCCATCGTCGGGCGGTACCTGTTCACCCCCGGTATCTTCGAAGCACTCGAGCACGTGACCCCGGGCGTCGGCGGTGAGATTCAACTCACCGATGCGATCGGTCTGCTGCTCAAGGAGGAGTCGGTCAAGGGGCAGATCTTCGACAGCGGCCGCTTCGACATCGGGAACAAGATCGACTTCCTGCGGGCGACGGTCGAACTGGCGCTTGAACGCGATGACCTGAGCGGAGAGTTTCGCGAGGTTCTCGGAGAGATCGTCTCCCGGTACGGCATCGGCTGA
- a CDS encoding SDR family oxidoreductase — MSERERLLRLDGRTAVITGAAQGIGAATAAGFADLGANLVLVDRSGEVLDATATLLDRRGAAVASIVGDVRDTAVVEATVQTAVERFGGIDVLVNNAGGGFHAPFAGISAKGEAALIAENFTQVTDFIRRSLPHVPESGASIINVTSIEAHRAGPGFSIYSAMKAALENLTRTLAVELAPRGIRVNCIAPDMIPTPGDAGLSEESAAMSDGRYYPTPLGTMGSAEHAANVAAFLASELSAFVTGTTIHLDGGNLASSGWRRRRSDDAWVL; from the coding sequence ATGTCTGAACGCGAACGACTCCTGAGGCTCGACGGCCGGACCGCGGTCATCACGGGTGCTGCGCAGGGAATCGGCGCCGCCACCGCCGCCGGTTTCGCCGATCTGGGCGCCAACCTCGTGCTGGTGGACCGTTCCGGCGAGGTGCTCGACGCGACCGCGACGCTGCTCGATCGTCGAGGCGCCGCGGTGGCGTCGATCGTGGGCGATGTTCGCGATACCGCCGTGGTCGAGGCGACGGTTCAAACCGCGGTCGAGCGCTTTGGTGGTATCGACGTGCTGGTCAACAACGCCGGTGGCGGGTTCCACGCACCCTTTGCCGGAATCAGCGCGAAGGGCGAGGCGGCGCTCATCGCAGAGAATTTCACCCAGGTCACCGACTTCATCCGGCGAAGCCTGCCCCACGTGCCAGAGTCGGGGGCCTCGATCATTAATGTCACCTCGATCGAGGCGCACCGGGCCGGACCGGGATTCTCCATCTATTCGGCGATGAAGGCCGCACTGGAGAACCTCACCAGGACCTTGGCGGTCGAGTTGGCGCCCCGCGGTATCCGCGTGAACTGCATCGCTCCCGACATGATCCCGACCCCCGGAGACGCGGGATTGAGCGAGGAGTCGGCAGCGATGAGCGATGGGCGCTACTACCCGACGCCCCTGGGGACGATGGGGTCGGCCGAGCACGCTGCCAACGTCGCAGCGTTCCTGGCGAGTGAGTTGAGCGCCTTCGTGACCGGAACGACGATTCATCTCGACGGCGGCAACCTCGCGTCGTCGGGTTGGCGGCGGCGTCGCAGCGACGACGCCTGGGTCCTGTAG
- a CDS encoding DUF2505 domain-containing protein, which yields MRIERQHTFSAPAPKCWEMFHDPAAHVAKFEGMGHHGVTVVEQDATDTSLSITITREVDVDGIPGFAKKFLSPRNTVVSVDTWTDNGDGTYSGQYTLDTKGTPIEISGNTRLDPDGDQTIYSVEVDIRVKVPLVGSKLENFAKGIALKQLDQEFELADAWLESH from the coding sequence GTGAGGATCGAACGACAACACACGTTTTCCGCCCCAGCACCCAAATGTTGGGAGATGTTCCACGACCCTGCCGCACACGTGGCGAAATTCGAGGGCATGGGCCACCACGGTGTCACCGTCGTCGAGCAGGACGCGACCGACACGTCGCTATCGATCACCATCACCCGCGAGGTCGATGTCGACGGTATTCCGGGGTTCGCCAAGAAGTTCCTGAGTCCGCGCAACACCGTGGTCAGCGTCGACACCTGGACCGACAACGGCGACGGCACCTACTCGGGGCAGTACACCCTCGACACCAAGGGAACGCCGATCGAGATCTCGGGAAACACCCGGCTCGACCCGGACGGCGACCAGACGATCTACTCCGTTGAGGTCGACATCCGCGTCAAGGTGCCACTCGTCGGCTCCAAGCTGGAGAACTTCGCCAAGGGCATCGCTCTCAAACAACTCGACCAGGAATTCGAACTCGCCGATGCGTGGCTCGAGTCCCACTGA
- a CDS encoding A24 family peptidase gives MSALGSLTAPLAATTGIDAFSTIALIPVVVWAFIAGTTATWIAHRYREATDSDGYEFAELAAATCERCDHTVSLAETIPGRLGICGGCGRALPATWIGGVLASIAGCLAMLATFGARAIVVPYLWLIPVLVTAALVDLRTMLIPKRVVWIGVGVGLGLMTATAAWMGIISSLTSALIGAGAYFAVMFVLHVVNPNGLGFGDVRLAVLLGLYLGWIDIRLTLIGLFIGNVSYLAYALPQRIRHGKDAGRFSPFGPGLAVGTIVAVCCYSLVV, from the coding sequence GTGTCTGCTCTCGGATCTCTCACCGCGCCCCTCGCCGCGACCACTGGAATCGATGCGTTCTCGACGATCGCCCTGATCCCCGTCGTCGTGTGGGCGTTCATCGCCGGGACCACCGCAACCTGGATCGCCCACCGGTATCGCGAAGCCACCGATTCCGACGGTTACGAGTTCGCCGAACTCGCGGCGGCGACGTGTGAGCGATGCGACCACACGGTGTCCCTCGCCGAAACGATTCCCGGTCGTCTCGGAATCTGCGGCGGCTGTGGCCGAGCGTTGCCGGCGACGTGGATCGGCGGTGTGCTCGCAAGCATCGCCGGCTGCCTCGCGATGTTGGCCACGTTCGGAGCTCGGGCGATCGTCGTGCCGTACCTGTGGCTGATCCCGGTGCTGGTCACCGCAGCCTTGGTTGATCTTCGAACCATGTTGATCCCCAAGCGAGTCGTGTGGATCGGCGTCGGGGTCGGATTGGGGCTGATGACGGCGACCGCCGCTTGGATGGGCATCATCTCCAGCCTCACCAGCGCGTTGATCGGTGCTGGCGCCTACTTCGCCGTCATGTTCGTGCTCCACGTGGTCAACCCGAACGGGCTCGGCTTCGGCGATGTCCGCCTCGCCGTGTTGTTGGGCCTCTACCTCGGCTGGATCGACATCCGTCTCACCCTTATCGGCCTGTTCATCGGCAATGTGTCCTACCTGGCCTACGCACTCCCCCAACGGATCCGCCACGGTAAAGACGCCGGACGGTTCTCCCCATTCGGTCCGGGCCTCGCCGTCGGCACGATCGTGGCGGTGTGTTGCTACTCGCTGGTGGTCTGA